TAAGTTGGAGCTTCTGGAAGGGAATTTGGGGAgacccatatcctaacccttgggaCCAATCGGAGCAGAAGAGTCCCATGTGTGACCATCCCTTGTAAAGGAGACCAAGTGTGTACAGGACAGCGGCAGCTTTTGACAGAGTCAAACACAGAGCGCTGGGGTCCTCAGGTGTGGCCAGCAGGCAACTCACTTAGTCAGGCATGGTTTCTGCAAAACAGGGTGGCCCACTCTGGATGAGAGttaccttcaaggtccatccttttaaaagacaaaaaacaaaacaaaacaaaaacaaaattaaaaaaaaaacaaaaaacgggtCTAGACTTTGCAATGGCAGGATATCCAGCAGGGTCCAAAGGTAGATGGGTCTGTGTCTCTTCCTGGCAACACGTACTCAGCAAGAGGGGCTGTCCCTGACAGCAGGACTCAGGGGGTTGCGGAGAGGGGATAGTGGcttttctccagagcagggatctccCCGACGTGGTTCTCTGGCTTGGCTTTTCCTCAACTCTGCCAAGAGACCTTCTCCAAATCCTTGGAGTCACAGACcctgtttctcttcttctgtttcctGCAAACACCTGCTCATGCAGGAGGTGAAGGGGGGACACACGACACGACAACCTGCGGTCTCCATCGCAACAGTCCAGATGATGCGGAGCTCGGCTAGGACTGTGGGACTGTGACCTCCCAGCTGGTCCCTTGGGGTCTCTAGGTTGTTCAGCGTTGTTTGCTGGTGGTCACTCAAAAGTTACCCTCACCCACTCAGAtaatgctcacacacacactcaggtgTTGCCCCCACAGCTACACGTGGCCCACAACTACTCAAATGCTACTCGCTCTAACTCATATATTACGTTCATACTCAGATGCTACCCACACATGCAAATGGGACCGTGCTCCCTTATGTACTCAGGTAACTCAGATGTTCCCTGCACCTGCTCAGATATTAATCTGAGTGCCATGAGGGCGAAATTTGGGTCTGTTTGTCCCCTGCAGTTTGCCCAGTTCCTGAAACCATGCATGGTACACTGTGGGCACtcagaaaatgtttgttgaatgacttaGTGATCCACACCCAATCAGATATTACCCACATCTACTCGAACAGTCCCTATGCCCACTCAGAGGTGCCCCAGTAACTCACATGTTTCCCAGTCTCTACGAGTGccatgaaggcagggatctgTGTTGGATTTGCTTCCTTCTCCCAGCTCCTAGAAGCACCTGGGTGACAGGAGGTGTGTGATAGATAGccatagaatgaatgaatgaatgaatggcccaTGCTCAACCAGGCATTACCCCCATCACTCAGATGTACCCCACAAGTTAACTCAGATCCAAATGCCCCCCTTACTCACGCTAGTCAGATGTTGCCCACGATCATGCAGATGATGCCCATTCTCATTCACAGTGGCCCACACACTGGAGTCctactccccacctcccccacattCTCCATACTCAATCCACTTCCCCAGACCAATTCAAAGCCtacctccaccccttcccctcatCACCCGCTCCCACTCAGAgggcccctcccctcaccctgccGCCCCTCGCACCCTCCCTGCCTCACCTCACAGCTTCTTGTCAGATGCATGGTGCCGTCGACGGCTTTTCTTGTGTTTTCGCTTGCCTCTCTTGTCATCTCCAGCCTTGCTCTGCTTCTCCATGGAGTCCAGAGCTGGCACCCCGTCAGCAGCCGCCTGGGCCCCGGCCCCCAGCTTCTCCCCGGGCCCGGGTGCCCGGCACTTTCTGGCAGGAAGCTCTCGGGGGCCCGGCACTGTTGGGCATagctcctgcctcaggacccGGGCCACGTCCTCCACCGTCCTGCCCTCGCTTTGCAGGAAAAGGTTCAGCTTGGTCAGGAATTCAATGTCCTGCTTCCGGGGCATGTAGACCACTCTCCACATGCCGCCCTTGCCCTTGAACTCCCTGGGGATCACAGCGTAATTGATGTCTTCCTCCAGCCTTATGATGGCTGCCTTGGATCTGTCTTCTTCCAGAAAGGCCTTCCCTGCCACTTCGAACTTGCCCAGAGGCTTCAGAGGGACCCGTATGATCTCTTCAAACTCCTCATGGTTGCAGTCTTCCGGTATTCCCAGGATCATCAGGGACTTGTAACTGTCCACCTCGAGTGCCTTGCACCCGTGCTCCAACAGAGCGATGTCCTTGACCCCGAAGAGCATCTTGCCCAGCTCCCGGAGGCAGCagtatgcctgtttgtgcacactTGAGCTGCCTCGGGAATGCACGAAATTATCCAGGATGCCACGATCCCTTCCCAAAGGCTCAGTAAGAGGGAGGCCTCAAGGGCCCGATTTATCCCTCTAGCGGAGgatgcccctggccctgcccgcAGGGCTGCGGTGTCCAGCTCTCTGTAACCTCCCCTGAGAAGGCTCTTGGGAATTCCCAGGGACTTACACACAGTGAAACAGAGGAAGCGTCTGCCAGCAGGCTCTTGGGTCCTGAGTCTGGGCAAGGCTGCACCAAGGAGGGTATAAAGATGCACTTCCCCTTTCTTGGTGATGGTCTCCAGAGGTCTCACCCGTCCTGGCAGCCTTAGCAAATCTGGGATGGCGGGTCTGTCTCCCTGGGGCTGGTGCTACCGGGGTGTCGTGGATGGGGGCTCAGAAAGCAGGGTGGCTGGTCACTCGCGGCTGGCCCCGGGGCTGCCCTCAGTGCCCTGTGGCCCCGGCGAAGACAAGGATGTGGCCGCTGCACTTGCTCCAGCAGTGACGTCACCGCCTCCTTCCGCTGCTCTGCGGCCAGAAGTATCCATGGCAACCGCTGGAGCATCGCCTCTGCCATTGGCCCGGGCCAGCCGCATTGAAATCCGAGTCCAGGGGGTCACTCAGAGGTGAGGGGTCAGCCACCTGCCTTCAAAAGCACCCTCCCTTCTCCTTTGAGAAAATGGTTGATTccaggggagaggggacagaggagATACAAGTAGAGCCTGGAGCATCTTTGGGCGGGGGTACGAGGGGGGCGGACAGAGAGAGTAAGGAAATGCTCAAAGAATAATGAGAACAGGTGGAAGGACAGAGAGCCAGCTTGAAgggctcccactggccaaatctgggacaTTTGAGCCTCAGTGTTAAAACTGAGATCATATACttcttgataaaataaaaatccatgagtCTGTGGAAGAATGTGGGCTCTACGTTGTCTGACATAAAACTTATGAACCAAAGGGAACAAGAGTCTCTTTACCTTGGAATGTCCTTATTTGTAGGACACACCCAACAGCATTCAGGGCACCATGCTGGCAATTTTCTTGGAAAATGTTTCAGGAGGGAAAAGAGTTCTTTGTACTGTACTTGCAACTTTCCTGTAagtctgtggcttttttttttttttcaaatatatttttaagaaagaaaaaagaaatgatctgcTCATATGATCACCTTCACAATgtccttttctccccttcctaCCCCAGTAATAAAAGCCATCAAGTTAAAGTTGGATCGACATCCTCGAAACTCCCAGCTTCAGAGTGGGTCAACGAATGGCCGGAACTAATCAGCATAATCCCACCCCCATCACAGTGATTGGTTCAGAAATGGTCCCCTAGGTAACCCAGGTCTAAGCCAATCAGTGTATTTCATCTCCCTGCTCAGAGATTGGTGAAGGGTGGATACCTGATCTCAGACCAATTAGAAAGAAGCTCCGGATATTTGAGGCTAAATTAGGAGGAATATACTCTTTCCTCCCAGATGTGAAAGAATAAATACGGGAGCTGCAAGAGGTCATCTTGAAACCACGCGAGAAAGCATTCTGAGGGTGAATTCCACCTCCAGAGGAAAGCAGAGCTGAGACAATCAATCACAGAGGAACCAAGCCATTGTCCTGAGGGCATCACACCCTTCTGGGATCTATCCATGCCTGAAACCTATCCCTCTGcaacttactttttctttttctttctttttttttttttaagatattttttatttatttgacagagagagagagagaggtgtcacaagtaggcagagagagaggaggaagcaggttcgctgctgagcagagagcccgatgctgggctcgatcgcaggacctttggatcatgatctgagccgaaggcagaggctttaacccactgagccacccaggtgcccttcactttttttcatttttaaagtgaaatacaACATGTATTACGAGAAGTGAACAAGTTATAAGGGAAAATCTGTAAACTAAACACGTCGTGTAACCAGCACCCAAATCCGATAAACAAACACCATCAGCATCCCCGGAAGGGTGTCCTCTGCTCTCTCCAAGTCACTCTATCCTGTCAAGGGTAGCCGCTTCCCTGACTTTCAACGGCACAGATgcattttttctagtttttattttacataaatagaatcaCATATTATGTTGTCCGCGTTTCTCGCTGACCATATACGTCCGTATCTGTTGGTTATAAACCTGGCCAGATGCTAAGTTGTAGCAGATACAACGAGTTTCTCGAAGTAGTCGTTATCATTTTATCCTCCCCTGGTCGCGCTTGAGAGTTCCAGTTCCTTCTCACGACCTCAGGTCAGTCCTCACTGACCCTAGCTATTGCCAGAATTTTCCACTTTGACAACTCGGCTGTGTATCTCTTTGTATTGTCTCCTGACTATAATCTCGTGTTTTTAATTTGGAAGTTCCTATTGGCCATGACATTGAGGATTCTTTTTCAGGgcatgttggccatttggatattttGTGAAGTCTGTTAAAGTCTTtcggttttttattttttactttttcaagtcttttcactttaaaaaaaatcagattgtcACCTTTTCCTTATTGAGCTGTAATTAATGTAAACTACATATTGTTTAGATTGTTTTAAGCTGCTCTGACTTGGATTTTCTATGACTTGTATCCAAAAGGCAGCTTCCTTAACAAGGAAAGACTTACAGATATTTACTGCAAACaacattctacttttttttttcatgtcttatAATTGTCGTGGCCACgactatattatattacatagACACAATGTTGGGCTAGCATTTATGATGAaatgtccttctctctctctctctcctaaatttCAAAGACCCTTCTGTAACTCTCAAAGTATTTCCTCCTCTGAATCATCCTGGGGGCTGATGGGACAAGTAGAATGTGTGAACTTGAGGGCAGTACTGGCAGGGACCTGGGAGTGACCCAGGATGTGAAAAGTCCTTTAACTGAAACTCCAAATTTGGCCTCTGCAGGAGACCCTACACCTAGCACCTCACCATGGCACCCCCATCCATCTAAGAGTGGCTTCACTGAATGATCGATATGTTTCCTCCATGAGAACACAGGGCAGCACGTGATGATAGAATGACCTTCGACTATGTCTTGGGGAATGTCCGCGGTTAGTTGGAGGGAATTATTTAGGTCAGAGGCCACCAACTGCAAGCCTACACACGGAAAATTATACTCCagatcagtttaaaaaaaaaaagactttaaagactttttaaagactttaaagactttttttaaagactttattttttttaaagactttatttatttatttatttatttaaaggagtGCAcacaagagagcaagaga
The genomic region above belongs to Neovison vison isolate M4711 chromosome 7, ASM_NN_V1, whole genome shotgun sequence and contains:
- the PNMA8C gene encoding paraneoplastic antigen-like protein 8C; this translates as MLFGVKDIALLEHGCKALEVDSYKSLMILGIPEDCNHEEFEEIIRVPLKPLGKFEVAGKAFLEEDRSKAAIIRLEEDINYAVIPREFKGKGGMWRVVYMPRKQDIEFLTKLNLFLQSEGRTVEDVARVLRQELCPTVPGPRELPARKCRAPGPGEKLGAGAQAAADGVPALDSMEKQSKAGDDKRGKRKHKKSRRRHHASDKKL